A stretch of Anoplolepis gracilipes chromosome 12, ASM4749672v1, whole genome shotgun sequence DNA encodes these proteins:
- the Vps24 gene encoding charged multivesicular body protein 3 — protein sequence MGLFGKSQEKNPKEMVQEWTHKLRKEGYQLDRQVRAIQREEEKVKRSLKEAAKKGDKDVCKILAKEIIRARKACNKIYTSKAHLNSVSLQMKNQLATIRVAGSVSKSTEVMQAMQSLVRVPEVAATMREMSKEMMKAGIIEEMLDETMESIEDSEDMEDEADEEVDKILWEVTAGQLGTAPAVVTENPGSIAASTSAEEETEDDDKELEEMKNRLQSLRS from the exons ATGGGTTTGTTTGGAAAATCGCAGGAAAAGAATCCTAAAGAAATG GTTCAAGAATGGACTCACAAATTAAGAAAGGAAGGTTATCAGCTTGACAGGCAGGTTAGAG CAATTCAAAGAGAAGAGGAAAAAGTAAAACGTTCCCTAAAGGAAGCGGCAAAGAAAGGAGATAAAGATGTGTGCAAGATCCTTGCAAAGGAAATTATAAGAGCTCGAAAAGcttgtaacaaaatttatacttcCAAGGCACATTTAAATTCTGTATCATTACAAATGAAAAATCAATTGGCAACAATCAGAGTTGCCGGTTCAGTTTCAAAGTCTACAGAAGTGATGCAAGCAATGCAGTCTTTGGTAAGAGTACCAGAAGTAGCTGCAACTATGAGAGAAATGTCAAAGGAAATGATGAAAGCAGGAATTATTGAGGAGATGTTGGATGAAACGATGGAGTCTATCGAGGATTCTGAAGATATGGAGGATGAAGCTGACGAAGAAGTTGATAAG ATTTTATGGGAGGTGACAGCTGGTCAGTTGGGTACAGCTCCTGCAGTTGTCACAGAGAATCCTGGTTCAATCGCAGCCTCTACATCTGCAGAAGAAGAAACAGAAGATGATGACAAAGAACTTGAAGAGATGAAAAACAGATTGCAGAGCCTTCGCAGTTAG